In Canis lupus familiaris isolate Mischka breed German Shepherd chromosome 5, alternate assembly UU_Cfam_GSD_1.0, whole genome shotgun sequence, a genomic segment contains:
- the IL34 gene encoding interleukin-34 isoform X2, producing the protein MKTQSQALRTLPPQMRWGLRLPRAGGCASPSDLGLLLGMALGNQGLEMWPLTQNEECAVTGFLRDKLQYRNRLQYMKHYFPINYRVSVPYEGVLRMANITRLRARVSQQELRYLWVWVSLSATESVQEVLLEGHPSWKYLEDVHTLLLDVQQSLTVSCAEVQDVEVGPKVEAVVSLLSAPRLSLKLVRPKALLDNCFRVMELLYCSCCKQSSVLNWQDCEVPSPQHHSPEPSSQCVAAQLYPLSQSPPISLPRSPRSKPGAPAP; encoded by the exons ATGAAAACGCAGAGCCAGGCTTTGAGGACGCTCCCGCCCCAGATGCGGTGGGGGCTGAGGCTGCCCCGGGCAGGGGGCTGTGCCTCCCCCTCGG ATCTCGGGCTCCTCCTTGGCATGGCCTTGGGGAACCAGGGTTTGGAGATGTGGCCCTTGACCCAGAACGAGGAGTGTGCCGTCACCGGCTTCCTGCGCGACAAGCTGCAGTACAGGAACCGCCTTCAGTACATG AAACACTACTTCCCCATCAACTACAGAGTCAGCGTGCCTTATGAGGGGGTGCTCAGAATGGCCAACATCACCAGGCTG AGGGCCCGAGTCAGCCAGCAGGAGCTGCGCTATCTGTGGGTCTGGGTGAGCCTCAGTGCTACTGAGTCGGTGCAGGAAGTACTGCTTGAGGGCCACCCATCCTGGAAGTACCTGGAGGACGTACATACGCTGCTGCTGGATGTGCAGCAGAGCCTCACGGTGAGCTGTGCAGAGGTGCAG GATGTGGAGGTCGGCCCCAAGGTGGAAGCGGTAGTGTCACTCCTGAGTGCCCCGAGGCTGAGCCTGAAGCTGGTGCGACCCAAAGCCCTCCTGGACAACTGCTTCCGGGTCATGGAACTGCTGTACTGTTCTTGCT GTAAACAGAGTTCTGTCCTAAACTGGCAGGACTGTGAGGTGCCGAGCCCTCAGCACCACAGCCCAGAGCCCTCATCGCAGTGCGTGGCTGCCCAGCTGTACCCCCTGTCCCAGTCGCCGCCTATCTCCCTGCCCCGCTCCCCACGGTCCAAGCCTGGAGCCCCAGCTCCGTGA
- the IL34 gene encoding interleukin-34 isoform X5 — protein sequence MPRGIAWLHYLGLLLGMALGNQGLEMWPLTQNEECAVTGFLRDKLQYRNRLQYMKHYFPINYRVSVPYEGVLRMANITRLQRARVSQQELRYLWVWVSLSATESVQEVLLEGHPSWKYLEDVHTLLLDVQQSLTDVEVGPKVEAVVSLLSAPRLSLKLVRPKALLDNCFRVMELLYCSCCKQSSVLNWQDCEVPSPQHHSPEPSSQCVAAQLYPLSQSPPISLPRSPRSKPGAPAP from the exons ATGCCCCGGGGAATCGCCTGGCTGCACT ATCTCGGGCTCCTCCTTGGCATGGCCTTGGGGAACCAGGGTTTGGAGATGTGGCCCTTGACCCAGAACGAGGAGTGTGCCGTCACCGGCTTCCTGCGCGACAAGCTGCAGTACAGGAACCGCCTTCAGTACATG AAACACTACTTCCCCATCAACTACAGAGTCAGCGTGCCTTATGAGGGGGTGCTCAGAATGGCCAACATCACCAGGCTG CAGAGGGCCCGAGTCAGCCAGCAGGAGCTGCGCTATCTGTGGGTCTGGGTGAGCCTCAGTGCTACTGAGTCGGTGCAGGAAGTACTGCTTGAGGGCCACCCATCCTGGAAGTACCTGGAGGACGTACATACGCTGCTGCTGGATGTGCAGCAGAGCCTCACG GATGTGGAGGTCGGCCCCAAGGTGGAAGCGGTAGTGTCACTCCTGAGTGCCCCGAGGCTGAGCCTGAAGCTGGTGCGACCCAAAGCCCTCCTGGACAACTGCTTCCGGGTCATGGAACTGCTGTACTGTTCTTGCT GTAAACAGAGTTCTGTCCTAAACTGGCAGGACTGTGAGGTGCCGAGCCCTCAGCACCACAGCCCAGAGCCCTCATCGCAGTGCGTGGCTGCCCAGCTGTACCCCCTGTCCCAGTCGCCGCCTATCTCCCTGCCCCGCTCCCCACGGTCCAAGCCTGGAGCCCCAGCTCCGTGA
- the IL34 gene encoding interleukin-34 isoform X3 yields MKTQSQALRTLPPQMRWGLRLPRAGGCASPSDLGLLLGMALGNQGLEMWPLTQNEECAVTGFLRDKLQYRNRLQYMKHYFPINYRVSVPYEGVLRMANITRLQRARVSQQELRYLWVWVSLSATESVQEVLLEGHPSWKYLEDVHTLLLDVQQSLTDVEVGPKVEAVVSLLSAPRLSLKLVRPKALLDNCFRVMELLYCSCCKQSSVLNWQDCEVPSPQHHSPEPSSQCVAAQLYPLSQSPPISLPRSPRSKPGAPAP; encoded by the exons ATGAAAACGCAGAGCCAGGCTTTGAGGACGCTCCCGCCCCAGATGCGGTGGGGGCTGAGGCTGCCCCGGGCAGGGGGCTGTGCCTCCCCCTCGG ATCTCGGGCTCCTCCTTGGCATGGCCTTGGGGAACCAGGGTTTGGAGATGTGGCCCTTGACCCAGAACGAGGAGTGTGCCGTCACCGGCTTCCTGCGCGACAAGCTGCAGTACAGGAACCGCCTTCAGTACATG AAACACTACTTCCCCATCAACTACAGAGTCAGCGTGCCTTATGAGGGGGTGCTCAGAATGGCCAACATCACCAGGCTG CAGAGGGCCCGAGTCAGCCAGCAGGAGCTGCGCTATCTGTGGGTCTGGGTGAGCCTCAGTGCTACTGAGTCGGTGCAGGAAGTACTGCTTGAGGGCCACCCATCCTGGAAGTACCTGGAGGACGTACATACGCTGCTGCTGGATGTGCAGCAGAGCCTCACG GATGTGGAGGTCGGCCCCAAGGTGGAAGCGGTAGTGTCACTCCTGAGTGCCCCGAGGCTGAGCCTGAAGCTGGTGCGACCCAAAGCCCTCCTGGACAACTGCTTCCGGGTCATGGAACTGCTGTACTGTTCTTGCT GTAAACAGAGTTCTGTCCTAAACTGGCAGGACTGTGAGGTGCCGAGCCCTCAGCACCACAGCCCAGAGCCCTCATCGCAGTGCGTGGCTGCCCAGCTGTACCCCCTGTCCCAGTCGCCGCCTATCTCCCTGCCCCGCTCCCCACGGTCCAAGCCTGGAGCCCCAGCTCCGTGA
- the IL34 gene encoding interleukin-34 isoform X6, whose product MPRGIAWLHYLGLLLGMALGNQGLEMWPLTQNEECAVTGFLRDKLQYRNRLQYMKHYFPINYRVSVPYEGVLRMANITRLRARVSQQELRYLWVWVSLSATESVQEVLLEGHPSWKYLEDVHTLLLDVQQSLTDVEVGPKVEAVVSLLSAPRLSLKLVRPKALLDNCFRVMELLYCSCCKQSSVLNWQDCEVPSPQHHSPEPSSQCVAAQLYPLSQSPPISLPRSPRSKPGAPAP is encoded by the exons ATGCCCCGGGGAATCGCCTGGCTGCACT ATCTCGGGCTCCTCCTTGGCATGGCCTTGGGGAACCAGGGTTTGGAGATGTGGCCCTTGACCCAGAACGAGGAGTGTGCCGTCACCGGCTTCCTGCGCGACAAGCTGCAGTACAGGAACCGCCTTCAGTACATG AAACACTACTTCCCCATCAACTACAGAGTCAGCGTGCCTTATGAGGGGGTGCTCAGAATGGCCAACATCACCAGGCTG AGGGCCCGAGTCAGCCAGCAGGAGCTGCGCTATCTGTGGGTCTGGGTGAGCCTCAGTGCTACTGAGTCGGTGCAGGAAGTACTGCTTGAGGGCCACCCATCCTGGAAGTACCTGGAGGACGTACATACGCTGCTGCTGGATGTGCAGCAGAGCCTCACG GATGTGGAGGTCGGCCCCAAGGTGGAAGCGGTAGTGTCACTCCTGAGTGCCCCGAGGCTGAGCCTGAAGCTGGTGCGACCCAAAGCCCTCCTGGACAACTGCTTCCGGGTCATGGAACTGCTGTACTGTTCTTGCT GTAAACAGAGTTCTGTCCTAAACTGGCAGGACTGTGAGGTGCCGAGCCCTCAGCACCACAGCCCAGAGCCCTCATCGCAGTGCGTGGCTGCCCAGCTGTACCCCCTGTCCCAGTCGCCGCCTATCTCCCTGCCCCGCTCCCCACGGTCCAAGCCTGGAGCCCCAGCTCCGTGA
- the IL34 gene encoding interleukin-34 isoform X1, producing the protein MKTQSQALRTLPPQMRWGLRLPRAGGCASPSDLGLLLGMALGNQGLEMWPLTQNEECAVTGFLRDKLQYRNRLQYMKHYFPINYRVSVPYEGVLRMANITRLQRARVSQQELRYLWVWVSLSATESVQEVLLEGHPSWKYLEDVHTLLLDVQQSLTVSCAEVQDVEVGPKVEAVVSLLSAPRLSLKLVRPKALLDNCFRVMELLYCSCCKQSSVLNWQDCEVPSPQHHSPEPSSQCVAAQLYPLSQSPPISLPRSPRSKPGAPAP; encoded by the exons ATGAAAACGCAGAGCCAGGCTTTGAGGACGCTCCCGCCCCAGATGCGGTGGGGGCTGAGGCTGCCCCGGGCAGGGGGCTGTGCCTCCCCCTCGG ATCTCGGGCTCCTCCTTGGCATGGCCTTGGGGAACCAGGGTTTGGAGATGTGGCCCTTGACCCAGAACGAGGAGTGTGCCGTCACCGGCTTCCTGCGCGACAAGCTGCAGTACAGGAACCGCCTTCAGTACATG AAACACTACTTCCCCATCAACTACAGAGTCAGCGTGCCTTATGAGGGGGTGCTCAGAATGGCCAACATCACCAGGCTG CAGAGGGCCCGAGTCAGCCAGCAGGAGCTGCGCTATCTGTGGGTCTGGGTGAGCCTCAGTGCTACTGAGTCGGTGCAGGAAGTACTGCTTGAGGGCCACCCATCCTGGAAGTACCTGGAGGACGTACATACGCTGCTGCTGGATGTGCAGCAGAGCCTCACGGTGAGCTGTGCAGAGGTGCAG GATGTGGAGGTCGGCCCCAAGGTGGAAGCGGTAGTGTCACTCCTGAGTGCCCCGAGGCTGAGCCTGAAGCTGGTGCGACCCAAAGCCCTCCTGGACAACTGCTTCCGGGTCATGGAACTGCTGTACTGTTCTTGCT GTAAACAGAGTTCTGTCCTAAACTGGCAGGACTGTGAGGTGCCGAGCCCTCAGCACCACAGCCCAGAGCCCTCATCGCAGTGCGTGGCTGCCCAGCTGTACCCCCTGTCCCAGTCGCCGCCTATCTCCCTGCCCCGCTCCCCACGGTCCAAGCCTGGAGCCCCAGCTCCGTGA
- the IL34 gene encoding interleukin-34 isoform X7 encodes MALGNQGLEMWPLTQNEECAVTGFLRDKLQYRNRLQYMKHYFPINYRVSVPYEGVLRMANITRLQRARVSQQELRYLWVWVSLSATESVQEVLLEGHPSWKYLEDVHTLLLDVQQSLTVSCAEVQDVEVGPKVEAVVSLLSAPRLSLKLVRPKALLDNCFRVMELLYCSCCKQSSVLNWQDCEVPSPQHHSPEPSSQCVAAQLYPLSQSPPISLPRSPRSKPGAPAP; translated from the exons ATGGCCTTGGGGAACCAGGGTTTGGAGATGTGGCCCTTGACCCAGAACGAGGAGTGTGCCGTCACCGGCTTCCTGCGCGACAAGCTGCAGTACAGGAACCGCCTTCAGTACATG AAACACTACTTCCCCATCAACTACAGAGTCAGCGTGCCTTATGAGGGGGTGCTCAGAATGGCCAACATCACCAGGCTG CAGAGGGCCCGAGTCAGCCAGCAGGAGCTGCGCTATCTGTGGGTCTGGGTGAGCCTCAGTGCTACTGAGTCGGTGCAGGAAGTACTGCTTGAGGGCCACCCATCCTGGAAGTACCTGGAGGACGTACATACGCTGCTGCTGGATGTGCAGCAGAGCCTCACGGTGAGCTGTGCAGAGGTGCAG GATGTGGAGGTCGGCCCCAAGGTGGAAGCGGTAGTGTCACTCCTGAGTGCCCCGAGGCTGAGCCTGAAGCTGGTGCGACCCAAAGCCCTCCTGGACAACTGCTTCCGGGTCATGGAACTGCTGTACTGTTCTTGCT GTAAACAGAGTTCTGTCCTAAACTGGCAGGACTGTGAGGTGCCGAGCCCTCAGCACCACAGCCCAGAGCCCTCATCGCAGTGCGTGGCTGCCCAGCTGTACCCCCTGTCCCAGTCGCCGCCTATCTCCCTGCCCCGCTCCCCACGGTCCAAGCCTGGAGCCCCAGCTCCGTGA
- the IL34 gene encoding interleukin-34 isoform X4 translates to MPRGIAWLHYLGLLLGMALGNQGLEMWPLTQNEECAVTGFLRDKLQYRNRLQYMKHYFPINYRVSVPYEGVLRMANITRLQRARVSQQELRYLWVWVSLSATESVQEVLLEGHPSWKYLEDVHTLLLDVQQSLTVSCAEVQDVEVGPKVEAVVSLLSAPRLSLKLVRPKALLDNCFRVMELLYCSCCKQSSVLNWQDCEVPSPQHHSPEPSSQCVAAQLYPLSQSPPISLPRSPRSKPGAPAP, encoded by the exons ATGCCCCGGGGAATCGCCTGGCTGCACT ATCTCGGGCTCCTCCTTGGCATGGCCTTGGGGAACCAGGGTTTGGAGATGTGGCCCTTGACCCAGAACGAGGAGTGTGCCGTCACCGGCTTCCTGCGCGACAAGCTGCAGTACAGGAACCGCCTTCAGTACATG AAACACTACTTCCCCATCAACTACAGAGTCAGCGTGCCTTATGAGGGGGTGCTCAGAATGGCCAACATCACCAGGCTG CAGAGGGCCCGAGTCAGCCAGCAGGAGCTGCGCTATCTGTGGGTCTGGGTGAGCCTCAGTGCTACTGAGTCGGTGCAGGAAGTACTGCTTGAGGGCCACCCATCCTGGAAGTACCTGGAGGACGTACATACGCTGCTGCTGGATGTGCAGCAGAGCCTCACGGTGAGCTGTGCAGAGGTGCAG GATGTGGAGGTCGGCCCCAAGGTGGAAGCGGTAGTGTCACTCCTGAGTGCCCCGAGGCTGAGCCTGAAGCTGGTGCGACCCAAAGCCCTCCTGGACAACTGCTTCCGGGTCATGGAACTGCTGTACTGTTCTTGCT GTAAACAGAGTTCTGTCCTAAACTGGCAGGACTGTGAGGTGCCGAGCCCTCAGCACCACAGCCCAGAGCCCTCATCGCAGTGCGTGGCTGCCCAGCTGTACCCCCTGTCCCAGTCGCCGCCTATCTCCCTGCCCCGCTCCCCACGGTCCAAGCCTGGAGCCCCAGCTCCGTGA